The following proteins come from a genomic window of Pseudomonas putida:
- a CDS encoding alpha/beta hydrolase, giving the protein MNTKVQAAVQTWANSLSDLVPVLKGIDTTTKMSVIRDSYAKMLAQNPAPAGVKFEAVDMGGVPGTLVTPDEIKTDAVVMYIHGGAYIVGRPDGYHGIGGNYAKMLGARVYMPDYRLAPEHKFPASIDDTLRAYEWLLEQKIPANKIAFSGESAGGAMVVSVMVAAKSKGLPLPAVGSSISPWANLEHTGASMSNREGLDPLNSKPVLDILARAFLGDTLANHPLASPVFADVTGLPPILVQIGENELMLSDAMRLATHLADNRVRVNLEVWPAMFHAWHFYASMLPEGQQAMESSVRFIEGGLADANR; this is encoded by the coding sequence ATGAACACGAAAGTCCAAGCAGCCGTCCAAACCTGGGCCAACAGCCTTAGCGATCTGGTACCCGTTCTCAAGGGAATCGATACCACCACAAAAATGAGCGTCATCCGCGACTCCTACGCAAAAATGCTCGCGCAAAATCCAGCGCCAGCTGGCGTTAAATTCGAAGCAGTCGACATGGGTGGCGTACCCGGCACACTGGTTACCCCGGACGAGATCAAGACTGACGCAGTAGTGATGTACATCCACGGCGGCGCCTACATTGTAGGTCGTCCAGACGGCTACCACGGCATCGGCGGCAACTACGCGAAAATGCTCGGTGCTCGCGTGTACATGCCGGACTATCGCCTTGCCCCTGAGCACAAGTTCCCAGCCTCTATTGACGACACACTGCGCGCCTACGAGTGGTTGCTTGAGCAGAAAATCCCGGCTAACAAAATTGCTTTCTCTGGCGAGTCGGCTGGCGGCGCAATGGTTGTCAGCGTCATGGTTGCGGCTAAATCGAAAGGGCTTCCATTGCCTGCGGTTGGCTCCTCCATCTCGCCATGGGCGAACCTTGAACACACCGGGGCTTCCATGAGCAACCGTGAGGGTCTGGATCCTCTGAACTCCAAGCCTGTCCTGGACATTCTCGCCAGAGCATTCCTAGGCGACACATTGGCCAATCATCCACTGGCCTCACCTGTGTTCGCGGACGTCACCGGTCTTCCACCAATCTTGGTGCAGATCGGCGAGAACGAGCTGATGTTGAGTGATGCAATGCGCCTTGCAACTCACCTCGCGGATAACCGCGTTCGCGTCAACCTGGAAGTATGGCCAGCAATGTTCCACGCTTGGCATTTCTACGCCAGCATGCTGCCAGAAGGTCAGCAGGCTATGGAGAGTTCCGTTCGCTTCATTGAGGGTGGCTTGGCCGACGCTAACCGCTGA